A stretch of the Pseudomonas helvetica genome encodes the following:
- a CDS encoding LysR substrate-binding domain-containing protein, with protein sequence MQDLNDLYYFAKVVEAGGFAAAGRVLGIPKSRLSRRIAELEERLGARLLQRTTRQLKLTAVGERYLRHCQAMLLEAEMADEAVASMSSEPRGRLRVSCPVGLAHEFLPSVISTFLERFPQVQLEMQLLNRRVDLVTEGIDVALRVRDLGDEDPLLVTRRLRQAQMVMIASPAFIREHPINSPEDLKQVPVLGALEADRMVHVRMLDAQGTTCDLTLEARLGIDDFIVRKACTLAGLGFTLLPMMYCEEELENGSLVQLLPEWSLPGGWLLAVYPHRRGLLPAVRAWIDHLTESFKACGDRLL encoded by the coding sequence ATGCAAGACCTCAATGACCTTTACTACTTCGCCAAAGTCGTCGAAGCCGGCGGTTTCGCCGCCGCCGGGCGCGTGTTGGGCATTCCCAAGTCGCGGCTGTCGCGGCGTATCGCCGAACTTGAAGAGCGTCTGGGTGCCCGCCTCCTCCAGCGCACCACCCGCCAGCTCAAGCTGACCGCTGTCGGCGAGCGCTATTTGCGCCATTGCCAGGCAATGCTGCTGGAGGCCGAAATGGCTGACGAGGCCGTCGCCAGCATGTCCAGCGAACCCCGAGGGCGCTTGCGGGTTTCCTGCCCCGTTGGGCTGGCTCATGAGTTTTTGCCATCGGTCATCAGCACGTTTCTGGAACGCTTCCCCCAAGTGCAATTGGAGATGCAGTTGCTCAATCGCCGGGTCGACCTGGTGACCGAAGGCATCGATGTCGCCTTGAGAGTGCGCGATCTGGGTGATGAAGACCCGCTGCTGGTCACCCGACGTTTGCGCCAGGCGCAAATGGTGATGATCGCCAGCCCGGCCTTTATACGCGAGCATCCCATCAACAGCCCGGAAGATCTGAAGCAGGTTCCGGTGCTCGGCGCCCTGGAAGCTGATCGCATGGTGCATGTGCGCATGCTCGACGCTCAGGGCACAACGTGCGACCTGACGCTGGAAGCACGACTGGGGATCGATGATTTCATCGTGCGCAAAGCCTGCACGCTGGCGGGACTTGGCTTCACCCTGCTGCCGATGATGTACTGCGAAGAAGAACTGGAAAACGGCTCGCTGGTGCAGTTGTTGCCCGAGTGGTCACTGCCTGGCGGTTGGCTGCTGGCGGTCTACCCTCATCGGCGCGGTTTGCTGCCGGCGGTGCGCGCCTGGATTGACCATTTGACCGAATCATTCAAAGCCTGCGGGGATCGACTGTTATGA
- the efeB gene encoding iron uptake transporter deferrochelatase/peroxidase subunit: MNDLDQFNAQRRRVLLGMGAAGVALAGSTLSCPAMAASPAQVTEAPNSDKTQDRHDFHGQHQTGIVTPRPACGMLVSFDVLATDREDLERLFRTLNQRIAFLMTGGPVAQVDPKFPPVDSGILGPVVTPDNLTITVSVGESLFDERFGLASAKPKRLIRMVGFPNDALQPELCHGDLSLQFCANTADTNIHALRDIVKNLPDLLLVRWKQEGSVPPQAPAKPGTPAQSARNFLGFRDGSANPDSNDKKTMEQIVWVQPGSDEPAWAANGSYQAVRIIRNLVERWDRTPLQEQESILGRVKSTGAPIGGSHESQVPDYAKDPHGKLTKMDAHIRLANPRTAATQANLILRRPFNYSNGVSKNGQLEMGLLFICYQADLHNGFITVQTRLNGEPLEEYLKPIGGGYFFTLPGVTGDKDFIGRSLLDATQPKTTA; this comes from the coding sequence ATGAACGATTTAGACCAGTTTAATGCCCAGCGTCGCCGCGTACTGTTGGGCATGGGCGCCGCCGGTGTCGCATTGGCGGGTAGCACGTTGAGCTGCCCGGCCATGGCCGCCAGCCCGGCGCAAGTCACTGAAGCACCGAACAGCGACAAAACCCAGGATCGCCATGACTTCCACGGTCAGCACCAGACCGGCATCGTCACCCCACGCCCGGCGTGCGGCATGCTGGTGTCGTTCGACGTATTGGCCACCGACCGCGAAGACCTTGAGCGGCTGTTTCGCACGTTGAACCAACGCATTGCGTTCCTGATGACCGGCGGCCCGGTGGCTCAGGTCGACCCGAAGTTCCCACCCGTGGACTCGGGAATTCTTGGCCCGGTGGTGACACCCGACAACCTGACTATCACCGTCTCGGTGGGTGAATCGCTGTTCGACGAGCGTTTCGGCCTGGCCAGCGCCAAGCCCAAGCGATTGATCCGCATGGTCGGCTTCCCCAACGATGCACTGCAACCCGAACTCTGCCACGGCGACCTGAGCCTGCAGTTCTGCGCCAACACCGCCGACACCAATATTCACGCCTTGCGCGACATCGTGAAGAACCTGCCGGACCTGCTGCTGGTGCGCTGGAAACAGGAAGGCAGCGTACCGCCGCAAGCACCGGCAAAGCCTGGAACACCTGCGCAAAGTGCGCGCAACTTCCTCGGTTTTCGTGACGGCTCGGCCAACCCGGATTCCAACGACAAGAAAACCATGGAGCAGATTGTCTGGGTGCAACCAGGCAGCGATGAGCCGGCCTGGGCAGCCAATGGCAGCTATCAGGCGGTGCGGATTATCCGCAACCTCGTCGAGCGTTGGGATCGCACGCCACTGCAAGAACAGGAAAGCATTCTCGGTCGGGTCAAAAGTACCGGCGCGCCCATCGGCGGTAGCCATGAAAGCCAGGTGCCCGACTATGCCAAAGACCCTCACGGCAAACTGACCAAAATGGACGCGCACATCCGCCTGGCCAACCCGCGCACTGCCGCGACCCAGGCCAATCTGATCCTGCGTCGGCCGTTCAATTATTCCAACGGCGTGAGCAAAAACGGTCAGCTGGAAATGGGCTTGCTGTTCATCTGCTACCAGGCCGACCTGCACAACGGTTTCATCACTGTGCAAACCCGACTCAACGGTGAACCTCTGGAGGAATACCTCAAGCCCATCGGCGGCGGCTATTTCTTCACCTTGCCGGGCGTAACCGGCGACAAAGACTTTATCGGTCGCTCATTGCTCGATGCTACTCAACCGAAAACCACGGCTTAA
- a CDS encoding MmcQ/YjbR family DNA-binding protein, with protein sequence MKAKPMTEEDVARFCLALPGAQEDYKWGGVRVFSVAGTKMFALINLRGESLAFKVDKELFLGHVDRPGIGPAPYLARAQWIIMQTPYPLGADELQGLLQRSHQLVVSKLPKRVQVGLLL encoded by the coding sequence ATGAAGGCCAAACCGATGACTGAAGAAGACGTGGCGCGTTTCTGCCTGGCACTGCCCGGCGCGCAAGAAGATTACAAATGGGGTGGCGTGCGGGTGTTTTCAGTGGCTGGAACCAAGATGTTCGCCCTGATAAACCTGCGGGGTGAATCATTGGCGTTCAAGGTCGACAAAGAGCTGTTTCTGGGGCATGTCGACCGCCCGGGTATCGGGCCGGCACCCTATTTGGCAAGGGCGCAGTGGATCATCATGCAAACGCCCTACCCACTTGGCGCCGATGAACTGCAAGGCTTGCTGCAACGTTCTCACCAACTGGTGGTGAGCAAGTTGCCCAAGCGCGTGCAGGTCGGTTTATTGCTTTAG
- the efeO gene encoding iron uptake system protein EfeO, which translates to MSNQAPLQTSPPRALRWAVAGSVIVMIAAGGLFYYASQMAAAKRQTNHDEITVTINPHSCEPNALTVPAGRSSFRIVNHSDRAVEWEILDGVLVLEERENIAPGLSQVITANLLPGDYAITCGLLSNPRGTLHVTPTVASDAAAQARPSMVAFIGPLSEFRVYLSSQGTALINAVTALQQAIDAGDLSQAQALYVPARVAYQRLAPAAQRLAELDKVINARADYFEKREQDPQFVGFHRLEYALFQQRNINGMAPVAQRLVADVTELKQQLLAQSLPPEQLVSIVARNLRNMADVRASSGEEERYSHIDLNGFAANLDVTRKVVDLLRPLLTKPAAALLTRLDTATHALDAELNGLRVKDGYSSYDSVGADQRTRIADKAKVLADALDGIDPALGLSGL; encoded by the coding sequence ATGTCAAACCAGGCCCCTCTTCAGACCTCGCCTCCCCGCGCCCTGCGCTGGGCGGTGGCCGGTTCGGTGATCGTGATGATCGCCGCCGGCGGGTTGTTCTACTACGCCTCGCAAATGGCCGCGGCCAAGCGTCAGACAAATCATGACGAGATCACCGTCACGATTAATCCGCACAGTTGCGAGCCGAATGCGCTGACCGTTCCAGCGGGCCGCAGCAGTTTTCGCATCGTCAACCACTCGGATCGCGCGGTTGAATGGGAGATTCTCGACGGTGTGCTGGTGCTTGAGGAACGCGAAAACATCGCCCCCGGCCTGAGCCAGGTGATCACCGCCAACCTGCTGCCGGGTGATTATGCGATTACCTGCGGCTTGCTCAGCAATCCGCGCGGCACGCTGCACGTCACGCCCACCGTCGCATCCGATGCTGCGGCGCAGGCACGGCCGTCGATGGTGGCATTTATCGGTCCGTTGTCGGAGTTTCGGGTTTACCTGAGCAGTCAGGGCACCGCACTGATCAACGCTGTCACCGCGTTGCAACAGGCAATCGACGCCGGTGACCTGAGTCAGGCCCAGGCACTCTACGTGCCGGCCCGCGTGGCCTATCAACGCCTCGCCCCGGCGGCTCAACGCCTGGCGGAGCTGGACAAAGTTATCAATGCTCGCGCCGATTACTTTGAAAAGCGCGAACAGGATCCGCAGTTCGTCGGCTTCCACCGCCTCGAGTACGCGCTGTTCCAGCAACGAAACATCAACGGTATGGCGCCGGTCGCCCAGCGTCTGGTCGCCGACGTCACCGAACTCAAACAGCAATTGTTGGCTCAATCGCTGCCGCCAGAACAACTGGTGAGCATCGTCGCCCGCAATCTCCGCAACATGGCCGATGTACGCGCCAGCAGCGGTGAAGAAGAACGTTACAGCCACATCGACCTCAACGGATTCGCCGCCAACCTGGACGTGACCCGCAAAGTGGTCGATCTGTTGCGTCCGTTACTGACCAAGCCTGCCGCCGCGTTACTGACTCGATTGGACACGGCGACTCACGCTCTCGATGCCGAGCTCAATGGCTTGCGAGTCAAAGACGGCTACAGCAGTTACGACAGTGTTGGCGCCGATCAGCGCACCCGAATCGCCGACAAGGCCAAGGTTCTGGCCGATGCACTCGATGGAATCGATCCCGCCCTTGGCCTCTCCGGCCTATAA
- a CDS encoding dienelactone hydrolase has translation MMRLCAMLLICLLSSLNSVQAAPAPHPHWSVGYHELTFLDPLDSQPMRAIAFYPSTGIEHSRKLEGYQIQATEDARVAIGRFPMLMLSHGNIGTPLALHDLATSLARKGFVVVAVIHPGDNSKDHSRLGTLSNLYGRPIQISEAITATLADPMLSPFVNPDEVGVIGYSAGGETALILSGATPDLNRLRLYCKERPDDGDACSTNGELIVDRDDLQPVADPRVHALLLMAPLSLKFGRHTLAGVHVPVLLYSGDGDKLVALDKNAAALARKLPVAPDFKLLAGAGHFVFMAPCTQEQLAAMPALCTDAEGVDREGIHRNLISEAGRFFAQTLSKPSGAGMQTADQTLP, from the coding sequence ATGATGCGTCTTTGTGCAATGTTACTGATTTGCCTGCTCAGCAGCCTGAATTCAGTGCAAGCCGCGCCTGCGCCGCACCCTCATTGGAGCGTTGGCTACCATGAGCTGACGTTTCTCGATCCGCTGGATTCACAACCCATGCGGGCCATCGCCTTTTACCCGTCGACCGGCATCGAGCATTCAAGAAAGCTCGAGGGTTATCAAATCCAGGCGACCGAAGACGCAAGGGTCGCAATTGGCCGCTTTCCGATGTTGATGCTCTCCCACGGCAACATCGGCACCCCACTGGCGTTGCATGACCTTGCCACATCGCTGGCACGCAAAGGCTTTGTGGTGGTGGCGGTGATTCATCCCGGTGACAACTCCAAGGACCACAGCCGCCTCGGTACGTTAAGCAACCTTTATGGCCGGCCGATCCAGATTTCCGAAGCCATCACCGCAACCCTGGCCGATCCCATGCTGTCGCCGTTCGTCAATCCCGACGAGGTCGGAGTGATCGGTTATTCGGCCGGTGGCGAAACGGCGTTGATTCTTTCGGGCGCCACGCCGGACCTGAATCGTTTACGCCTGTACTGTAAAGAACGCCCCGACGACGGAGACGCCTGCAGCACCAACGGTGAACTGATTGTCGACCGCGATGACTTGCAACCAGTCGCTGACCCACGGGTTCACGCGCTGTTACTGATGGCGCCATTGAGCCTGAAGTTCGGCCGTCATACCTTGGCCGGTGTGCATGTGCCGGTGCTGCTCTATAGCGGCGATGGCGACAAACTGGTCGCCCTCGATAAAAACGCTGCTGCGCTCGCTCGTAAGCTACCCGTTGCTCCGGATTTCAAACTGCTGGCGGGGGCCGGGCATTTCGTGTTCATGGCACCGTGTACCCAGGAGCAACTCGCGGCGATGCCGGCCTTGTGCACCGATGCTGAGGGCGTTGACCGCGAGGGCATTCACCGTAACCTGATCTCCGAAGCGGGGAGATTCTTTGCTCAAACCCTGAGCAAGCCAAGCGGGGCGGGAATGCAGACGGCTGACCAGACGTTGCCGTAG
- a CDS encoding DUF1294 domain-containing protein — MIEPRNGRGIQNPRLKGLVFLALCALPAIGSMLMWWRGISLIPLAAYGIVSLLAFLLYWHDKRKARADSWRTPENVLHAIELAGGWPGALLAQQVFRHKTRKVSYQLVFWIIVLLHEVFWIDQLFLGAGLFRLF; from the coding sequence ATGATTGAGCCACGCAATGGGCGCGGGATTCAAAACCCGCGCCTCAAAGGCCTGGTGTTCCTGGCGCTGTGCGCTTTGCCGGCAATTGGCTCGATGCTTATGTGGTGGCGCGGGATTTCGCTGATTCCGCTCGCGGCCTATGGGATTGTCAGCCTGCTGGCGTTCCTCCTGTACTGGCACGACAAGCGCAAGGCCCGGGCCGACAGCTGGCGTACACCGGAAAACGTGTTGCACGCAATCGAACTGGCCGGTGGCTGGCCGGGCGCCTTGCTTGCCCAGCAAGTGTTTCGGCACAAGACCCGCAAAGTGTCTTATCAACTGGTGTTCTGGATCATCGTGCTGTTGCACGAGGTGTTCTGGATCGACCAGTTGTTTCTTGGTGCCGGCCTCTTCAGGCTCTTCTAA
- the efeO gene encoding iron uptake system protein EfeO, producing MKKSPLALLIALGLLHAPLSAFATTAPLDLVGPISDYKIYVTEQLDGFASHTQQFTDAVKKGDLATAQKLYAPTRVYYESIEPIAELFSDLDASIDSRVNDHEKGVKAEDFTGFHRIEYSLFSEKSTEGLGDLADGLNKDVKDLQTRVAGLTFPPEKVVGGAATLLEEVAATKISGEEDRYSHTDLYDFQGNIDGAKKIVDLFRPQLEKQDKAFVAKVDKNFASVNTILAKYKTAGGGFETYDKVKENDRKALVGPVNTLAEDLSTLRGKLGLN from the coding sequence ATGAAGAAGTCGCCTCTCGCTTTGCTGATCGCCCTTGGCTTGCTCCACGCTCCACTGTCGGCTTTCGCCACCACAGCGCCGCTGGATCTGGTGGGGCCGATCTCGGATTACAAAATCTACGTCACCGAGCAGCTCGACGGGTTTGCCAGCCACACCCAGCAATTCACCGACGCGGTGAAGAAAGGTGACCTGGCCACTGCTCAAAAACTCTATGCGCCCACCCGTGTTTACTACGAGTCGATCGAGCCGATTGCCGAGCTGTTCAGTGACCTCGATGCGTCCATCGACTCGCGCGTCAACGACCACGAAAAAGGTGTCAAGGCTGAAGACTTCACCGGTTTCCACCGCATCGAATACAGCCTGTTCTCCGAGAAAAGCACCGAGGGCCTTGGTGATCTGGCCGACGGTTTGAACAAAGACGTCAAGGACCTGCAAACCCGCGTTGCCGGCCTGACCTTCCCGCCGGAAAAAGTCGTGGGCGGCGCCGCTACATTGCTCGAAGAAGTCGCTGCCACCAAGATCTCCGGCGAAGAAGACCGCTACAGCCACACCGACCTGTATGACTTCCAGGGCAACATCGACGGCGCGAAGAAAATCGTCGACCTGTTCCGTCCGCAACTCGAGAAACAGGACAAGGCCTTCGTCGCCAAAGTCGACAAGAACTTCGCCAGCGTGAACACGATTCTGGCCAAGTACAAAACCGCTGGCGGCGGTTTCGAGACCTACGACAAGGTCAAGGAAAACGACCGCAAGGCGCTGGTCGGCCCGGTCAATACCCTGGCGGAAGACCTGTCGACCCTGCGTGGAAAACTAGGCCTGAACTAA
- a CDS encoding MFS transporter — MSVQQTPPARSTAITLQIVSIVFYTFVAFLCIGLPIAVLPGYVHEQLGFSAVIAGLTIGSQYLATLLSRPMAGRMSDNIGTKWAIVYGLLGIMLSGVLTLLSTLLQSLPLLSLMILIGGRLLLGIAQGLIGVGTISWCMGQVGAEHTARSISWNGIASYGAIAIGAPLGVVMVSQLGFVSLGIALSVLALAALLLIRNKPSVPVIRGERLPFWAVFGRVAPFGASLSLASIGYGTLTTFITLFYISRGWTGAAWCLTVFGICFILSRLLFISSINRFGGFNSAIACMSIETLGLGLLWLAPSTAVALMGAGLTGFGLSLVYPALGVEAIKQVPSSSRGAGLSAYAVFFDLALAIAGPLMGAVALNLGYSWIFFCAALLSITGLGLTLLLKRRSALSPS, encoded by the coding sequence ATGTCCGTGCAACAAACGCCTCCCGCCCGCTCCACGGCGATCACCCTGCAGATCGTCTCCATCGTCTTTTATACCTTTGTTGCGTTCCTCTGTATTGGCCTGCCAATTGCTGTATTGCCGGGCTATGTCCATGAGCAACTGGGGTTCAGCGCTGTCATTGCCGGGCTGACCATCGGCTCGCAGTACCTGGCCACCCTGCTCAGCCGGCCCATGGCGGGCCGTATGTCTGACAACATCGGCACCAAATGGGCGATTGTCTACGGGTTACTGGGGATCATGCTCAGTGGCGTGCTGACGCTGCTGTCGACCTTGTTGCAGAGCCTGCCGTTGCTGAGCCTGATGATTCTGATCGGCGGCCGATTGTTGTTGGGGATCGCCCAAGGCTTGATCGGCGTCGGCACCATCAGTTGGTGCATGGGCCAGGTGGGAGCCGAACACACCGCCCGCTCGATTTCCTGGAACGGCATTGCCTCCTATGGCGCGATTGCGATTGGTGCGCCACTGGGTGTGGTGATGGTCAGTCAGTTGGGGTTCGTGAGCCTTGGGATTGCGCTCTCGGTACTGGCGCTGGCAGCGCTGCTGCTGATTCGTAACAAGCCCTCAGTGCCGGTCATTCGCGGTGAGCGGTTGCCGTTCTGGGCGGTGTTCGGGCGCGTCGCCCCCTTTGGCGCCAGCCTGAGTCTGGCTTCGATCGGCTACGGCACGCTCACCACCTTTATTACCCTGTTCTATATCAGTCGCGGCTGGACCGGTGCAGCCTGGTGCCTGACGGTCTTTGGCATCTGTTTCATCCTCTCGCGCCTGCTGTTTATCTCCAGCATCAACCGCTTTGGCGGGTTCAACTCGGCCATCGCCTGCATGAGCATCGAAACCCTGGGGCTGGGCCTGCTCTGGTTGGCCCCGTCGACGGCCGTGGCGTTGATGGGGGCGGGGCTGACCGGGTTCGGTCTGTCGCTGGTCTACCCGGCATTGGGTGTCGAGGCCATCAAGCAAGTGCCAAGCAGCAGCCGTGGCGCCGGCTTGAGTGCCTATGCGGTGTTTTTCGATCTGGCACTGGCGATTGCCGGGCCGTTGATGGGTGCGGTGGCGCTGAATCTGGGGTACTCGTGGATTTTCTTCTGCGCGGCGCTGTTGTCGATCACCGGACTGGGGCTGACCCTGCTGCTGAAACGTCGCTCAGCACTCAGCCCGTCGTAA
- a CDS encoding FMN-dependent NADH-azoreductase, with translation MKLLHIDSSILGDNSASRQLSHSVVQAWKTAEPAAVVTYRDLASDAISHFSAATLVAAGTTAELRNAAQQHEAELSASTLAEFLAADAVVIAAPMYNFTIPTQLKAWIDRIAVAGQTFRYTEAGPEGLCGNKKVVVVSTSGGMHVGQATGVGHEEYLKVMLGFMGITDIEFVRAHGLAYGDDVRNKAMSDAQAHISEQLFAAA, from the coding sequence ATGAAACTCTTGCACATCGATTCGAGCATCCTTGGTGACAACTCTGCTTCCCGTCAGCTGAGCCACAGTGTCGTCCAGGCCTGGAAAACCGCCGAGCCTGCTGCCGTGGTGACTTACCGCGACCTGGCCAGCGATGCCATCAGCCATTTCTCTGCCGCGACGCTGGTCGCTGCCGGTACCACCGCCGAGCTGCGCAACGCCGCACAACAGCACGAAGCTGAATTGAGCGCTTCGACCCTGGCCGAATTCCTCGCTGCCGATGCCGTCGTGATCGCAGCGCCGATGTACAACTTCACCATCCCGACCCAGCTCAAGGCCTGGATCGACCGCATTGCCGTTGCCGGCCAGACTTTCCGCTACACCGAAGCCGGCCCTGAAGGCCTGTGCGGCAACAAGAAAGTCGTGGTGGTGTCGACTTCTGGCGGGATGCACGTGGGTCAAGCGACTGGCGTAGGTCACGAAGAGTATTTGAAAGTCATGCTGGGCTTCATGGGCATCACCGACATCGAGTTCGTCCGCGCCCATGGCCTGGCTTACGGTGACGACGTTCGCAACAAAGCCATGAGCGATGCTCAGGCGCACATCAGCGAGCAATTGTTCGCTGCCGCGTAA